TCTTCCTTTTAAAGAGGAGATATATTATACATCGAGTGTATAAATCCTCCCTCTCATATAGGGGCTACCCCTGGGAATGTGGGGTCCACTCTAATGTGAGGGGGAGAACTTATATATTGGATGCATGATGTATTTTTCCCTCTTCAAGATGTGCTTTGACGTGGCAAACCATGCTAATCTCTAGGAAAATTGTGATCTAGGAATTTGTTTAATGTTAAAAGCAGAGATAAGAcctaacttttatatataaagtatcCACTTATCATGGATCAAGCTTAAAATCCTACACTTTATCTCACTTCGGACTGAGCACAAGCCCAAAAGAAATAAGGTGTACCAAAACTCAATATTGAATATGATCACAACATGCTACATCTTAGATTCTTTAGTTAAATTCAACGATATACTTGTATTGATTAGTAAAATATGATCGATTTAATCATAGTCAAATACACAAATTGATTAGTAAAATATGATCGATTTAATCATAGTCAAATACACAAACACACGTTTAAAGCTCAAAAGAAGGTAGTAttgggtgagtttggtttagctttttgaaactgagctttttgaaaaagtgggatTTTCAAAAAGTGTAGTATGAAActggattttttgaaaaagctgagtgtttggtaaaaattgAGCGTTTGGTTAGCACTCATAAAAGTGGTGGTTTGAGtagtaaattaccaaaaagaacaatatatatatatatatatatataagggagtttatttcatttttaaatcaactacttcataatacttactcaaaaaaaaaaaaaaaaaagctaattaataataataaaaaatatattattgtcataattatttgttattactattactattattggtattattttaataatgttagtttttttttagcatcaattatttgttattttaaaaattttgaaccaagTATGTTATTTGTCTTACTTTAATAAtgttatctatttttaataatatcaatatcactattttaataatatttttgtcttaTTGAATATGGTGTTATCTGTTCTGGCATGATAGTCTGAAAGGGTTTCAAAGGGTAAAGTtgagtttttaataaaataagtggGCAATTTGGTAATTAAACCAACAATTCCCGAAAGTtgaagtggttttttttttgcaaaagtTGGCTGAAGGTCTTTTGACTTTTTGGGGGTTctgcactttttgaaaaaataactttcTTGCTAAAGCAGCTTTTTAATACGCACCAAATACCTAacattttgaactttgaagtaaaaagtattttttgcCATCTTAAGTACAAACAAACGGGCAAATTATGTGTAACATTTCTCACCTAAAGGTGTGAACCACATTTATAGGGTAAACCTTCCTGTAAGTGAGATGTGATATACAAGTATCCAACCATTAACACGATAGATTAAAGGGGTATGAACTATGAACAACGGTGCAcgaactaaaaaagaaaaagagtaaaacacACATTAAATATGTACTTCAGAAATTTTGTGAATTGCCTATTCAAAGTTGTCCGGCTTTGATTGAATTGGTAATCAATCAATCACCGACTGAGTGaacaaattgtaatttttttttttcaaaacataaacaacaaaattattattcttgtCGGTGATATGCCAAAAAATCTAGATGTTGAACTTTAAATGGGATCCTCAAATGAGGAACTGAGGAAGCGGTGACAAGttgggttttatatttttttttctaagcgTAGGTGAGGTGATTTTAGGGTACAAGCCTGGCAAAAACAAAGACAACCAGTTTcactaaataatttatttttgaaataagtAGATAAAGAGGtgaaatcataaaaaaaatgtcgtttcaaatttataattggACTATCACTTAGAACTCCAATTTgcacaatataaataaataggaaaaaaaaaaaaggaatatgacttgggaaaataaagaaaaggcttcacttaaaatttaattagaccgttaataaaaaaatgtaattagaCTATAAACTTACATgtgaaaaacaaataagaagtttttttttttttttttttttttttttttttttttataattcaataagcGAGAGATTTCATcattaaaaatacaaagaatTGCCAACTGGTTTAACTCTATGactttggaaaaataaaaagcaatttAACCCCTCTTCAATGCattgccaaaataaaataaaaaatcactaaTTATATATGTGAAATCACTTTTCAATGAGGCAGTAAAATAGACATTGAAATTCTATGAACAATTAGCATTTTTCAGGCTCTTGATTAACCCAAGCGATTCTTTTATATTATAGATTCACATGAGCATTTTATCTAATTTACAGATTCATGCATTGtttattactatttaatttataatttaagttATTTTCTTAAGTACTCCCTTTTAAAAAGGTGATAAGATTGTAACACAAAGAAACTCCACAACCTTCACACAAAAGCTATAACTTATGTTCACCTtattaaaataagttatattaaGTGCACACTTTTCTTATGTACTATTTCATACTAATTATAATTTTGCGGCTTCTGTCATACacttaataaattataacaaaacTCATTGTCTTTTTAAAATCTATCACCTAACTTCTCTAAATATAAGTGATTCTTAAGTACCTTTGAAGTATAATGAATGATTCTTTCtttctaatatttataattgagtctacttattaaattcataacaagattcattataaatataagaagaagGAATACAATTTTTCTATGCTCTGAGGTTATCTAAAAATTTTCCTCTAAACTAGAAATGGAATTTAACATAAGATTAGCTGAGACTAATATCTGTCGGTGAATCTGGATCTAATAGGAATCGAAAATGAGATGGTATGGTGTCGTTTTATACATGCACTAGTAAAATAGATTTAGacgataaaaaaagaaaaaaagcagaGAGGATACACAGAGTACAGAACACGGTTCATTTTTGTCAAACCGGCGCAGCATTGGGCCATGTGCCGTGGTCAGAGGCTTAGCAGTTAGCACAATCTCACATGCAAAAGGGGACAATAAAAATTTgtgctattttattttttatgggccAGCTTTCCTTTTAggaatatattaattttttatttaatgctCTTCAATAAAAGCTATACCTTTCCTCTAATAAATCCTGAACTTGTCTGTCATTGTGGGACCCTTATCCACAACCACTTAAACTAACTTTACCGTCCCTACTTGAATGCACCAACACCATCTCAtttatgaatttaaaattttcttcataggAAACTCCCAAAAAccctcttcttcctttttggGACTAATACATTGCTTTGATTGTTTTTGTTCAATGGTAGCTACCCACTGTTCCAAAATttacttagaattttttttcttagggcTTGGTTAAATTTGGTGCTCATCATCATTAGATCAAGACAAAATTTGGTTAAATTAGtgctaaaaaatcaaaattattagattaaaacaCTAATCGATTTTTAACATAGTCGTGAATTGAATCTAAGtctcttatttaactattagacatattactaattaagttaacAAAAACCCACTTTAAGGCTGTTGTTAATAGgttattttattaaagttttaatattattttaattgaaaatataaaaagttactatcaaataaatgagttgttttttattatatttaaaaaaaattaaagtattttCTAAACTAATACTAGGACATTTCTGATTTTGTCATAGGAAGGAAACTCCCTAAAACTCTCTTGCATTCTTGTTTCTACTTGGGGCTAATGGGTTGCTTTGATTGCATTTGCTTAAAGTTAGAGTGAAGGAGCAAAGAATTATAGCTACCCATTGTTCAAAAATTTACTTCTTGCATTTCATCACTCTCATCAACTTCATCTAAGATCATTGAGTACTTACtttattgttctttttcttccatttattACTGACCAGTCAAAATCTGTTTCGCTATGACATAAGCATgtgtggtctttttttttttttttttttttggtgttttcacaAATAAACGGTCTGTAtgtgtttttaaacaataattaaaagagATGTGTTAtatcaacaatatttttataataaattacaggtggttagttgttattggttcaaatttgaaatgaacactaaaattacttttttgccccaacaataacaacaaataataacctgtcacttaagatttgttgtaaaaatgttgtgaaaatattgtggatatatcatttctctttttgaaaatatgtgtaagtgaagaaatgtgtaaaaatacatgtaatgttaTTTCACATAAATGAGAACTTTTCTGTTTTCAACTCAATGATGTGCTTTtatctcagaaaaaaaaaaaaaaaaaaatcaatgatgtAAGTCTGTAACTgctaaaaagattaaaaaaaaaaaaaaaaaaaagcatggctTATTCTTTCCGCAATACTCTAATGAGAGCCCGGGCCCTTTTTAAACTTTGAAaagatattaacaaaaaaaaaaaaaaaaaggttaagaaGCTATGAAATTTAGCTATGATGATAACTCTGTTTAGTAGTAAAGTAATAAAATCTGAAGATCATATGACGGTTTTGGAACGAAAAAGACAATCATTTCAATTCACCAACAATTTCTTGTGTGAGTTTGacttagctttttatttttaaccttttgatttatttaattatgtttttttttataaacaaagtaaaattttttaaaatttatttcctgctttaaacaaataaagtttaaaaaatatatcccAATGCACAATGCAACAAGATGAATCTTACTTTGTAAAGTATCTATATTGACTTAGGGGTATTTGATAGAGgaatttgagtaatgttgtttgggtatttttgatatacgtgtaggtgaaaaaatatgaaaaaaatgtataaatatgtttaaaatactaaaaaaattgcTTAAAATGTCTTACCAAACGCCCTTAATCAATTGATTTTATTAAGATTCTTTggcaatgtatatatatatatatatatatatatttcttcttttggaaaaatgtgcatgtttgatatattttttttaaataattaaatttatgttttcaatttggCTTTTTGCATAAATAAGAGACTATTTGGTATTGTATTTTCAGTGGATAGAAGATTCCACTTCAGtaaaaggaagggaaaaaaaatgacagaAGCCACAAGTTTTCACATTAGCATGGGTAGTCCAAGATCCACAAAGGCGCAAACCACAATATGTTGAAGCTTTTTCCAATATGAATGGGGTTCAAAGAGGTAAACCACATTGTTTATGCACAGAAATTTTAACAGTATTATGAGCTTTAGATAAAGATTGAAAAACACCATCTGATGAAAGACACCTGGCTgcttgaattaaattttaattggtcAAAAACTGCTTGATAATTGTGCATGCAAAGATGTCATTTCATATGAAATGAGACCACATTGTAGTCCATGTAAATAAGCACACCTAATAATTTCATACCCCACCGCCCTCCTCACTTAACTTTAACTCACACATCTGCTTTTATTTATACCCTCACACTACCATTGTACTCATAATATCAAACCCCTCGCCTCTAAGTTTCCTCTTGCTCTTCTTCCTATTGTCCCTTTGCCTTCTGAGGTTTTGACAAGCTAAGAGGGGTTTGGTTTGTAACAATGGCCATTGCTAAGTTTGTTGCTGCCTTGCTCTTGGCCCTCATTGCCCTCTCCATGCTTCAAACCACGGTGAGTCTTTCTTGCTTCACTCTAATTTTTGAAATGAACTTTGggtaagaaaaaaagaaacaattttttaaaaaactttgttgacattttcatttattttttgtttataactttAAAGGTTATGGCTTCTCATGGGCATGGTGGTCATCACTATGACAACActgtaagctctctctctctctctctctctcaaattaagTCATTGTgtgcttgtgtgtgtgtgtgtgtgtgtgtgtgtgtgtggggtttTGCTTTagattttgcttttttgttatgttttgggGTAAGAATGGAACATTCACATTTTGGTCTAAATTTGTACTTGATTTCAGAACAAGTTTGGACCTGGGAGTCTCAAGAGCTACCGTAAGTACAGAttctttcactctcttttttattttattattatttcttttttcaccaaaaaatcTAGAGATACTGAAAAACCAATCCTTTcagaagaaatgaaaatttaccatagggaaatatatatatatatatatatatatatatttttttttgagaaaggggAAAGATTTTTTCACATAAGTAATTACTATTAATTTTACAATAGTGTCACATTTAccataattaatgtttttttattttttatttcacgACCATGTAGTCGAGATATTTTTACAATGACCAATCTATCCCTCACTCAAACAGTCAAACATTTCTGACTGTGGTCAAAAACTCTTTTTCACACTTTCTCACTTTTCGATCTTTGGGGTCTACACTTTGACTACTGTGGTGAATAAGGAAATGATTATGTTTTTCTTGTGtggaattttttgaaaatgactAGAATGCCCATCACAATGCACGAGGAGGTGCAGCAAGACCCAATACCATAAGCCCTGCATGTTCTTCTGTCAGAAATGTTGCAAAAAGTGCCTGTGTGTGCCCCCAGGGTATTATGGGAACAAAGCTGTGTGCCCTTGCTACAACAACTGGAAGACCAAGGAAGGAGGCCCCAAGTGCCCTTGAATCAACTCTCAATTTTCCATCCTTGtccttcctatcctatatatgtttttttttttaatcctatcACCTAGCAGACTACTGCTGCATTTTACTACTAACTTTTATATGTATTCACTCTTAAGATGAATCTCTATTTTGTTGGGTTGAGGGCTTAAAATGCTGTATCAATCAGTCACTCCTTAGGGGTTTTACCTAGATGAGAGTGGCTAATCTATATGTTATCTGTCAAAAAAGTGAAATCTCTGGTTTCACTAATTGATTAGTAATATTTTTGCTCTACTTTTTGCTTGTGGATGATGGGAAtgtcattttttcttttgaattggaattttttaatgGATCTAAAGTAGGAGGAAGTATACCGTGTTACATGTATATGTATCATTTTCCCTCACAGCTCATTGTGAGGGAGAGGATACATATACCTGTAACAGGtatatttttccctaaaataaAGAGAGCAAGTTACCAAGCactaaaaataattgttaattcTGGACACCAATCAAAGCCATACAGGACTCAGGAACTCAGGATTGAACCCAAGATTGGAATGAAGTAATTGGATGAGGGATTTTGGGTTGAAGCATGTAAAATTTGAATACATTTTAGATAGAGAAAAGTAAAATGCTCTAGTGGACTAGTACAACCCCACATGTGCCCATAATGAGAGGGGTGGTTGCCCACAATCTATAGTATGCCAAAGGAAACATGGTGTCATTATAAATGCCACTGATGGAGGTTGTATGTTGTAAACTCTAGGTACTCAATATAGGTGAACTTTTTGCTGCCACGGAAGGAGACACCATATCAAACTTTAGCTTTGTGAATTGAGATCCACATTAGAGGGTGGTTGCCCACATGTTCATACAACCTCAACTGAAAGTCTGAAATCAATACGAGAGGAGTGAAAGGAAAAGGGTCAAATACATAAATTATCCCTAAAACTTGGGCTAATTAATGGAAGGTAAAAATATTCAGTTCTCTTTCTAAACACAAATGCACATAACATCGTTTGAACATTTTCAAACTGTATGAAGTGTCATTTGTACTGGGGGGatcaaatttgatatttttgaaaaatgctagTAGAACTGTAGAACCTTTTATTAACCCATATATGAGGGTGGTTTTTGTATTTCAAGCAACAGAAATGCTACTGAGCTTGTTAGTGGAATTCTGTCATACtagtttcaaaatataatgaaatttggtaaaaacataaataataagttaataagtattttttaatttaaaaaaaccaaatctcACGCTCTTAAATTCATAGGCAAATCTTGGGTTTCAAATCAACTGTGATACTGCTTCTCTAAAGTCAGTCTAtaattaggaattttttttttttaaattttttttatcgtttttaaacaaaataaataaatgaaatagtTCTCATTAGAGTTTCTTGGTTTTTATGGATTTGCTACTTTGTTGTTTTGTTACATAAACTTTTGGTTAATTTGTGGAagacctttttaaaaaaaaaaaaaaaaattaattaattaatttatttctaggcattttggttaatttgtagtttttcttgaTGTTGAATTTTTGGCGTTTATATTGTTTACTttgtaggattggattgggcatCGTTTTGTACGTTATATCCAAGTATGAGTGGGCTTCGGTATGGTTGTATAAAGGAAGGTCAATGATAGCCTTGCCTACCTAGGCCCAACCAAGCCCAACCCATGTTTATTCCTTGCCTCTTCTGTCGAAAGGGAATGAATGGGCCACTCGAACAGAATTACAATTGTCTTAGCTTTTGAGATACGAAGCACATCAACTACATAGAGCCCGTGGGTGCCTCAGCTTGATACAACAATATTTCTACGCATATGTGATTTTATGGATGGTAATTTTGCTCTACCTCACTCTAATCTGTCTCGTCCAGATTGTAGTATCTTTAACACGACTCTTTCACTTTTGATACTTGGACATCGTGGCTCAACATGAAGGATCACATTGTGAGAATGCCAAATCAATCAATTCATTGCAAAAGATAATTAACATAATTAAATACATTTAAAAGAAGTTCATAAATGAGATTTAAAAAGCTCACAAAAGCCATCCAAGCGGTCCAAGCTGTATTCTTCTAGGATGTTATATGTCTTATGCTGTGATAGCAGAAGAGCTGATACTAGTTTCTTATGCAAAAAGTTCCCTTAAAACATTCCTTCAAAAGATGGATTATAGTTTAGGGGTCCACTAGCTTCGCAATGAGTTCACAATATACATAGCATAGTAAAGTCAAAACAtaattagaattcaaattagctaaattcttatataattttatgtctagtgtttatttatttatttatttttaaaaaattggtgCCATGTGACCCATTCATATACATTGCATGAAATACTAGATGACCACTTTAGGTAAGACTACCTTATTTAGTGGCGAAGGGAGGGGGACAAGGCCCTAACTTttcaaaaagttatttattGAGCCATTGTCCAAATCTTTTGGGCTGTGGATCAATCTGAGCCCCTACAATTAATGTTTATGAAAATGACAtatgttatttaatttatttgaaaattttaatttgcatATACTTTAtctttaaaactatttttattcttattctCTAATCTGTaagctttaatttatttaacccaaaaaaaaaaaaaactttgatttaTAATACTTACCAAATATTATTTGTGCTTAATATAGTTTAAAAGATAATTACACGAttatatcaaagaaaattttgttatataaaacTGCTTTGATAAAATTGTCTTATGTACAAAAACAACATATATAACAAGTTATGCCAAAGACATGTTTTAATTATAAATCATACATATACATGTATTTTGTGgattaaaaaattgttgataTATTTAGCTTCCCCGGCcccatgaagaaaaatttatgaCTTTGTTACTAACCTCATTATCACTACAATTAAATGTTTccaaatttcataattataatATACAAAGTCCAATAGTACTaggaaaatgattaaaaaaaatcctaatcaaAAGAGAGTATGGGACATAAaagcatttgaatcaattaatgcaaaatagaaaaatgcattaattttatatattcaaccTCCAAAATCACCCACATCAATTAAGTtataaatgtgtaaatttgCACAATTACTATTCACTTTGCATATAgtcttttattctttctttaggTATCTCGAGGCTACGGATGGTGGTTATTGTTTGTGAAAAAAGAGAATTAatcaaaaaatcaagaaaaattaatattttaatgtaatgtaacgtaaaatagataatctgatgtatagtgttttgaaaagtgagtatataaaataaataaagtaagttGTTATGCTAAAATAAACTGAGTGTTTTGCATaagctgatgtgaatgctctaataggcccaaacccaaaaaaaaaaaaaaaaaaaacctaatcgTTTCAGGAAATCATTAAGCTTAAATGTACAGACTAAATAAACACTAACAAAATCTCCAACAATGATCCAATCCTCGtgcaaaaaaggaaattaaaaaaaaaaaacattataatcATGTATGAGTAATTTATATAGATACCATGGAaatgttttattatataataataaactagTTGAGGAACTAAACAAAGTCACTCAACAACATGACTTTGTTTAATTTGTGTTCATTATAACGAAATTGGACAAAAGACCTGGATTGAATaacttcattttccttttagtttCTATGAATTAGTATGGTGCAATAACAGGCTGGATAAGTTCATCGCAGCAATGCAATAACTTTAAGCTTAAGGAGATATCAGGTTTGTGAAAATATCTCTCTCTACAAAATTAACTCTATGGTCTTCAAATGAGACTAATATTGCAAGAAATATAACCGGTGCCATTTGCACTCTAGTAATATGCATTGTGTATGATTGTTAACAGTGCTTTCTTAAGTTTCAAACTAACAAAATTAATAGTGTTTTTAAATTACCTTCAAGCTTGATGCAGTGGTGGCTCTATGAATTTTGTTCAGGGGGGTCATTAAAAAACTTGaaccaaacaaaatttaataaaaaaaaagattttgaatatattgagttataaaaaaaaaaaaaaaaaaaaaaaggcaaatatataaagttttacaattttcttctgagttttcatattttaaaatcattacaatatagtttattatcaattgtcattatttattgttaatgTTGGTAGGTGTggccattttattttattaaatttgtataacatttttaatttttttgaagttgtcattatctatttgtcattatttttataaaaaatatttcaaattaaataacaaaactCAACCCATTGTCACCGTATTAAATTGGCTCACACAACCACATTCATCTACacataaataatacattaaGCATCtacataactaataaaatacttaaacaattactaattttaacattttggtttttgaatcACTAACgttataataaaaagttattataacatgataataatatacacacatgtaacaaactctccgtattttttaattgttaaattatataaagttacaTTATATTTGTAGTACACAACACACATTCACATACAtcacaattcacacaaataacataataaaaaataaaaaataacacacacaACTAATATTagacacacactcacacatataatataaatttataataaaaagagacACTTATAACTTACAAACATTCTCTTTTTACTCTTAGAAAGACATGTGATCTATattgttgtttgattttgggttagGCTAATATGTTGCACACCCTAACCATATGTGGTCAAGGTATACAAGATTTAAGTCGGAATGTATAAACAAATCTTCAGGCGTAAATTatagtaataaaatatatattaaaaaaaaaaaaaaatcaagtcagCATGAAGTAACGCCGCCCATGGCTTGATGACTTAAACCGGATGTGAGGACAAAATTGTGGGAAATGTGTGACCCATATTGCTGGTCAGTAAAAGTTCCCCGATAGATACGTGTGCGGCTCACAAGCAAAACCGACCCACACGCATGTAAAAAAACGTCACGTGAGAATTGAGAGCCATGAgagtttggttttgattttgggtcgTTCAAATCAAAACACTCGGAAATGTCTTCGATTCAAAACCAGAGGCGGcccaaatcccaaaaaaaaaaaaaaaaaaccagggGCAGCTGCACATACATTGCAGGGGattcaaatgaacccctgacttgaaaaaaaaaaaatatttatatatatatacatatatattaatattgctttattaatttaatttactcttaaaaatatattattttttattttatgaaaaatcaccctcaaatataattttgattaaaaatattaaactcttctttttttggctgggtgtgtgtatatatataacttatcaaataaaaaggtgtgtgtatatatatgtgtgttgtcttaataaatatattagtgcCGAAACTTAGCCCCCAACAAAAATTCCTTGGTCCGCTCCTGTATGAGACTAATATTGCAAGAAATATAACCGGAGCCATTTACACTCTAGTAATATGCATTGTGTATGATTGTTAACAGTGCTTTCTTAAGTTTCAAACTGACAAAATTATAGTGTTTTTAAATTACCTTCAAGCTTGATGACTTAAACCGGATGTGAGGACAAAACTGTGGGAAATGTGTGACCCATATTGCTTGTCCATATATAGATGTCTCCTCCCAAATTTTGGGtctgaataattaatttattatgtacTAGAAACAGTTACTGTCTCATCATTCGCAAATTAATTAGTGTATCTTAATGAGAAGCTGAACCTATAAAAATTGTAGCATGCTAGACTACGACAATAGGCTATCTCATCATTTGCAAATGAATTAGTTCAACTTGTTCAGTCCATACCTCAATTGACATTATCAAATCTATTAGTCATATTCAGCTAGGTTAGAATACCGTCAAACTTAGAGTGACCAAAAGACAAAATAtactttctaaaaaaacaaaaacaaacaaaagaagaagaagaaattatattCTAATCAAATAGGATATGCATTTGTTTCCATGCTAACACGCCATCGCTACTTACtccattaatttgatcaattcgGGGCCAGCTATATTTGTCTTACTAA
This DNA window, taken from Quercus robur chromosome 2, dhQueRobu3.1, whole genome shotgun sequence, encodes the following:
- the LOC126715157 gene encoding gibberellin-regulated protein 4-like, whose amino-acid sequence is MAIAKFVAALLLALIALSMLQTTVMASHGHGGHHYDNTNKFGPGSLKSYQCPSQCTRRCSKTQYHKPCMFFCQKCCKKCLCVPPGYYGNKAVCPCYNNWKTKEGGPKCP